The window CTACACCATGGACGTGCAGGTGCACCGCTTACTGCGGCCGTGGAAGGAGAGCGAGGTGAACTGGAACCAGGCGATGAACGGCATCCCATGGGCGGAGCCAGGCGCCAAGGCCGCCGGCGTCGATTCCGCCGCGGAATATGTGGCCCGCACCACCCTCAACGCCGTGCAAACCTGGGTGGAATGGGATATCACCCCGCTGGTGCAGGATTGGGTGCGCTATCCGGAGGGCAACTTCGGCATGCTGTTGAAAGGCGTGGGCAGTGCCGGCGTGCGGTATGACCTCTTCTCATCGGAGTGGGCGAACGTGAGCGCCCGGCCGAAGCTCACGATTACGTACATGGTGCCGTAACGGCCCACCAGACGGGCGGACGCGGGGATGAGGTGAGTGCCTCATCCCCGCGTTTTGATGCGGCGGCTTTGGCTCCGCCCCGGGTGACACTCACCCGCGAGGTGAGTGTCACCTGCGTAGGTTCCTGCCACCCTTCCAGCTCGCGCTTTGGCCCTGCTTCATCCCCTGTGCTATAATGCGCCCAACATCCTGTCCGGAGGAGGAGAAGAGCTTGCCTGTGCCTGGCAATCCCTACCATACGGCCGGCCCGGTGCCGGCGGACGGCTTTTTCGTCGGCCGGCGCGAGGTCATGGCGTGGGTCTGGCAGGGTCTGGAACACGGCGAACGCCTGCTCATCATCGAGGGCGAGCCGTGTATGGGGAAAAGCTCCCTTTTACTGCGCCTGGCGCGGGAGGCCGAGGAGCCGTACACGGCGGTGTATCTGTCCCTCGTCGAAGGCCGGCCCGATCCCTGGCCGGCCCTGCTGGAGGCGCTGAGCGCGGGGACGGGACAGGCTATCCCATCCACTGCTGAGGCGGAGGAATTGGCCCAGGCACTGCAGGGATGGTCGGCGCAGGGCCGGCTGGTGATCCTGCTGGACGACCTGGAGCGGCGGCTCCGCGAGGATCAGGATGGCGCCGCCTGGACGTTCCTGGAGCGCCTGGCGGTGCTCTGGGGGCGCTTCCCCCGCCTGGCGCTGGTGTGTGCGGCAGTTTCCGCCGAGTATCTGCGCCGGCTGGATAAGCTTCCCTTTGGCCGGGCGCCGGCGCGCCGGCTGGAGCCGCTGAGCCGCGTGGAGACGATGCGGCTGATCCGCGTGCCGGCGGAGGGCCGGCTGGAGTATGAGTACGAGGCGCTGGAGCGCATTGACGAGCTGACCGGCCGGCGCCCCTATTTCGTGCAACTGTTATGCGCCGAAATTTTCGACCAGCGGGCAGAAGCCGGCCGGGCCGGCCTGGTGGACATTGACCCGGCGCTGGAGGCGATCGCACAGCGTCCCCTGCCCATCTTCGTGCAGATGTGGGAGCGGGCTTCCGCAGAGGGGAAGATCCTCCTCAGCTTGATAGGCGCACTGCGGGGGGAGCAAACGGTCATCACGCCGGCGCAGATGGCGGTGGCCCTGCGCGCCGAGGGCATTGAGGCCGCCCTCCCGGATATCCTGGCGGAGCTGGACCTGCTGGAGAGAGCCGGCGTGCTGGAGCAGTTGGGCGCGACCAGCTATCGTCCGGTGGTGGAGATATTTCGCTACTGGCTCCGGGTCCAGCATCCGCCGGCGCAGGTGCTGACACGCCTGCGCTGGAACCCCCGCCGCAAACAGCGGCCGGCGGAGGAGGAAACCCCCGCGCCGGCGCCTCACCGCTCCTGGACAGCGGCCCTGCTGGTGCCCCTGATGGTCCTGCTGGTCGCGGTAGCTCTGATGGCCTTTTTGCGCCCGCCGGCCTCTTCCCCGCCGGCGACCCCGACGCCTACCCCGGGCCTGGCAACCCTGGC of the Anaerolineae bacterium genome contains:
- a CDS encoding PD40 domain-containing protein; the encoded protein is MPVPGNPYHTAGPVPADGFFVGRREVMAWVWQGLEHGERLLIIEGEPCMGKSSLLLRLAREAEEPYTAVYLSLVEGRPDPWPALLEALSAGTGQAIPSTAEAEELAQALQGWSAQGRLVILLDDLERRLREDQDGAAWTFLERLAVLWGRFPRLALVCAAVSAEYLRRLDKLPFGRAPARRLEPLSRVETMRLIRVPAEGRLEYEYEALERIDELTGRRPYFVQLLCAEIFDQRAEAGRAGLVDIDPALEAIAQRPLPIFVQMWERASAEGKILLSLIGALRGEQTVITPAQMAVALRAEGIEAALPDILAELDLLERAGVLEQLGATSYRPVVEIFRYWLRVQHPPAQVLTRLRWNPRRKQRPAEEETPAPAPHRSWTAALLVPLMVLLVAVALMAFLRPPASSPPATPTPTPGLATLAAMLVGDANKGTPSPAVLPQVTPSPTWTATPTKPLVLARPLPAIAYMSKQGKAKWQIWVMGADGSLPTALTADEGENTSPVWAPEGKRLAFVSDRDGNKEIYVMNVDGTEARNLTNEPADDWTPAWSPDGTEIAFSSMRDGNWEIYVMWADGTYPMRLTNDPGADLAPAWSPDGKWIAFASKRDGDWDIYVMDRSGQNVKQLTNARGSDLSPAWSPDGRYIAFESNRDGNAEIYIMLANGDQQQNLTRTPGANDHWPAWSPDGTRIAFCSNRDGEWGIYVMRMDGSDVVRISPAGVNSQAPAWRP